DNA from Leptospira mayottensis 200901116:
AATCGACCATCAAGCCCCCCCCCCCAAAAAAAAAACTTGACTTCAATCTTCTGATAAAGATCGGTAGTTAATTGCTATTTGTTCCATATATTTCCTGAAATCCGAAGCTACAGACACCGGAAGAATTGATCGAATCGAATCTCTCGCTTCGATCAATAATGGGAAAAGTCCTTCCCTATTCGTGACCTTAAGTCGAAACGAATCTCTAGAAAATTCTTCATAAGAAATTTCTGATATTGAATTTCGAACTTTGTACGAGGATTCCGGATCGCAAATTAATTCGACTTCAATCGGGTCATGTACCTGAAAGAGAGCGGGATGCAAAACCCAATCTCGTGAGTTTTCCCTTTTCTGCCCTTGAGGTTGATAAAGAGGATTTTCCGCAATCGTTTCCACTCTCGTGATTTTGGGAATAACGAATCTCCTTCTTTCTTTTTTCTTTCTGTCGTAAGCGAGAAGATAATAATCCTCCGAATTTTTTCGAATCAACCGAATTGGATCGACTTCTATCCGATAGGTTTCTTCCGGAAAAGTCTTATAATATAAAAATTGAACAGGAGATTTCGTTTTCAAAGCCTCCAAAAGTTTTTTCAAAAGCTCCTCCGACTCACCCACTTGACTCAACGACTTTTGAGTTTTCAGATCCATTTCCAATTCGGGATAAACGTCTAGCTTTCCCTCGAATAACTTTTGAGACAAAGAATACAATTCCAAAGAAGGAGTTTCTTGATACGATCTAAGAATCGCTTCTGCAAGTACCCGCAATTCCTCCTTTTCCAATCGCAATTCACGATTAGATACGTTTCGATCAAGAACGTAACCCTCCTGTGTGGAACGGACCAAAAAGCCGAGTTCCCCCAACTCTTCCACGTCTCTGGAAAGTTTTTTCCGATCCGAATCCGGATTTTCCAAATTCTGATAATGATCCGGAAGTAAAGAACGAATTTTCGTAAAATTCATGGGAGAATGACGACTTAACAAATTGAATAATAGAGCGGAAAGCCTGGATTCGGCTTTTCCGGCCTCTTTTACGGGAATCGGAAAATCGTCCTCGTTCCAATTTTGAATTTCTGACATAGCTAGAAACTTTCCGAGACTCGAAATTCTAATCAACTCGAAAACCACTTGAACCCATTCGCTTTTCCGACAAAATCTCCTTATTGTAGATTTTATCCAAAGGAACCAATATGAACACGATTTTGAATTACATAATTCCCCACGCCGTCAGTCTTATTCTCATTGCAATTGGCTGGTACATTAGTATTTTAAACGTGGGGCTAACTCGCTTTACGGAAAACGTTTTGATTACAAAATGGACTCTTAGTGGTTTGACTCTAATCGTAATCGGAGCTTATCTCCCCGAAATTTGGATCGGCACAAGAAACCTTTTTAAAAATAAGTAAAAATACAAACCGGAAAAACATTCCGGCTTTCCTCTTGACGGCTTTTCGTTCAAACTCGCTCTCATCGGCCTTTGCAACTCGAAAAGCCCGCCCGTTACTTTTTGAAGTTGGAAATATTCTTCTTTGCGTTGTATGAGAGAAGAAATCGGCAAAGTTTTTTTATTCTTTCCCAAAGAACAATTTCAGAGAAAGCAAAGTAGTAAAACCCCAAGCACCTAAAAACGCATAGAATTTCCAACTGAAAACGTAATCGTCCTCCCTAAGAAAGCTTACAAAAAAAGATTCCGGAAAAAGAACTCCGGCTAACGCACCTAATCCGAGAAGAAACTGAACGCTCAAAAGAAAAGAACCCAGCCAACGAGAACGCCAGAAAGAACCAAAGAAAAAAACACCCGCGGAAAGAAAGATAAAATAGAAGTTAGACGAAACTCTGATACCTTCAGTTTCTTCTCCACCTAAACGAATCGTATATTCGATCCAAGTCGAAAGGCTGAATAAAAGCTGAAGAGTAACCGCGATAAAAAGAACTTTTTCGGAAACC
Protein-coding regions in this window:
- a CDS encoding helix-turn-helix transcriptional regulator, whose translation is MSEIQNWNEDDFPIPVKEAGKAESRLSALLFNLLSRHSPMNFTKIRSLLPDHYQNLENPDSDRKKLSRDVEELGELGFLVRSTQEGYVLDRNVSNRELRLEKEELRVLAEAILRSYQETPSLELYSLSQKLFEGKLDVYPELEMDLKTQKSLSQVGESEELLKKLLEALKTKSPVQFLYYKTFPEETYRIEVDPIRLIRKNSEDYYLLAYDRKKKERRRFVIPKITRVETIAENPLYQPQGQKRENSRDWVLHPALFQVHDPIEVELICDPESSYKVRNSISEISYEEFSRDSFRLKVTNREGLFPLLIEARDSIRSILPVSVASDFRKYMEQIAINYRSLSED